The Corallococcus soli genome contains a region encoding:
- a CDS encoding NmrA family NAD(P)-binding protein, with translation MKPRILVIGAAGNTGRPLAQGLVAEGFRVRTATRSTTPPLASAEHVRFDWADPTTHDAALEGVDRMYLLAPGLVEDPSVLMCPFIERALARGVRRVVVLSASAIPEGAPGMGQVHRLLRERAPEWSVLQPSWFMQNFTDPRHHHGASLRRDGTLRSATGEGRVGFVDAADIAAVGVRALADEASHDTAHVITGPRALSYDDLAAVISKVAGRPVQHVHLGPEEARRHMQDAGMPETYARLLVGLDALIREGAEDRVTDTVQRITGRPPRDFESFARAHASVWR, from the coding sequence ATGAAGCCGCGCATCCTCGTCATCGGCGCCGCTGGCAACACGGGCCGTCCCCTCGCGCAGGGGCTGGTCGCGGAAGGGTTCCGGGTGCGGACCGCCACGCGGAGCACCACGCCCCCGCTCGCGTCCGCCGAACATGTGCGCTTCGACTGGGCGGACCCCACGACGCACGACGCGGCGCTGGAGGGGGTGGACCGGATGTACCTGCTGGCCCCCGGGCTGGTGGAGGACCCCTCCGTCCTCATGTGCCCCTTCATTGAACGCGCGTTGGCGCGGGGCGTGCGGCGCGTGGTCGTGCTCAGCGCCTCCGCCATCCCGGAGGGAGCCCCGGGAATGGGGCAGGTGCACCGCCTGCTGCGCGAACGCGCCCCGGAGTGGAGCGTGCTGCAGCCCTCGTGGTTCATGCAGAACTTCACCGACCCGCGCCACCACCACGGGGCGAGCCTCCGGCGCGACGGCACGCTGAGGTCCGCCACGGGCGAGGGACGCGTGGGGTTCGTGGACGCAGCGGACATCGCGGCGGTGGGCGTCCGCGCGCTCGCGGATGAGGCCTCGCATGACACCGCGCACGTCATCACCGGGCCGAGGGCCCTGAGCTACGACGACCTCGCGGCGGTCATCTCGAAGGTGGCGGGCCGGCCCGTCCAGCACGTGCACCTGGGCCCGGAGGAGGCGCGAAGACACATGCAGGACGCGGGCATGCCGGAGACCTACGCGCGCCTGCTCGTGGGGCTGGACGCGCTCATCCGCGAGGGGGCCGAGGACCGCGTGACGGACACCGTGCAACGCATCACGGGCCGGCCACCGCGCGACTTCGAGTCCTTCGCCCGGGCCCACGCCAGCGTCTGGCGTTGA
- a CDS encoding methylmalonyl-CoA mutase family protein yields the protein MSSEPLPIATQFPPPPVEEWRRLVDKDLKGKPFTVLQSPLEGGLSLQPLYTPQDAPAPSEPPGVAPYVRGTHPLGHTEGGWVVCQEYAGPDVARTAEALHNDLERGSQGVWLVLDAPHGVEVKDAATLERLLANVPLDRTPVHFEPTTDLLTPASLFLQFAQKRGVAKQALKGSLGIDPVGALARLGTARVDVAATLAKAAPLVTSLLKDAPGLRPLLVSSRAWADAGATSVHELAWAIATGVEYLRELERAGVAPGDTARSLQFALSVGGQFFPEIARLRAARLLWSKVVAASGGPPESQAMVLHARTASATKTQRDPWVNILRATAESFAAVMAGADSVSTSPYDEPLGTPDEQGRRLARNTQLILRDESSLNRVADPAGGSYYLEQLTGDIARAAWAELQRIEALGGITKALVQGDVARVLAETRAARDKAVRTRKLPIVGVSEFPHLNEAPVRREAHAAAPVQGEGVVAPPRPFRMSEAFESLRDASDRYHAAHGVRPRAFMANLGTVAEHTARSTWISNVLAVGGIEADEHRGFPDAAAAAELFAKAGTTLAVISGPDSLYPEQVPALVAALKAKGARTVAVAGRPGEHEAAFRAAGVDTFLYAGADLFQLLKTLHAQLGVA from the coding sequence ATGTCGTCAGAGCCTCTTCCCATCGCCACCCAGTTCCCTCCCCCTCCCGTCGAGGAATGGCGTCGGCTGGTGGACAAGGACCTGAAGGGCAAGCCCTTCACCGTGCTCCAGTCGCCCCTGGAAGGCGGCCTGTCCCTCCAGCCCCTCTACACGCCCCAGGACGCTCCCGCCCCCTCCGAGCCCCCCGGCGTCGCACCCTACGTGCGGGGCACCCATCCCCTGGGCCACACCGAAGGGGGCTGGGTGGTGTGCCAGGAGTACGCCGGCCCCGACGTGGCCCGGACCGCCGAAGCGCTCCACAACGACCTGGAGCGCGGCTCCCAGGGCGTCTGGCTGGTGTTGGACGCGCCGCACGGCGTGGAGGTGAAGGACGCGGCCACGCTGGAGCGCCTGCTCGCGAACGTGCCGTTGGACCGCACGCCGGTGCACTTCGAGCCGACCACCGACCTGCTCACGCCCGCCTCCCTCTTCCTCCAGTTCGCCCAGAAGCGCGGCGTCGCGAAGCAGGCCCTGAAGGGCAGCCTGGGCATCGACCCCGTGGGTGCCCTGGCCCGGCTGGGCACGGCGCGGGTGGACGTGGCCGCGACCCTGGCCAAGGCCGCACCGCTGGTGACGTCGCTGTTGAAGGACGCCCCGGGCCTGCGCCCGCTGCTCGTGTCGTCGCGGGCCTGGGCGGACGCGGGCGCCACGTCCGTGCATGAGCTGGCGTGGGCCATCGCCACCGGCGTGGAGTACCTGCGCGAGCTGGAGCGCGCGGGTGTGGCCCCCGGCGACACGGCGCGTTCCCTCCAGTTCGCCCTGTCCGTGGGCGGGCAGTTCTTCCCGGAGATTGCCCGGCTGCGCGCGGCGCGGCTGCTCTGGTCCAAGGTCGTCGCCGCCTCCGGAGGCCCGCCGGAGTCGCAGGCCATGGTGCTGCACGCGCGCACCGCCAGCGCCACCAAGACGCAGCGCGACCCGTGGGTGAACATCCTGCGCGCCACCGCGGAGTCCTTCGCCGCCGTGATGGCGGGCGCGGACAGCGTGAGCACGTCCCCCTACGACGAGCCCCTGGGCACGCCCGACGAACAGGGCCGGCGCCTCGCGCGCAACACGCAGCTCATCCTGCGCGACGAGTCCAGCCTCAACCGCGTCGCGGACCCCGCGGGCGGCAGCTACTACCTGGAGCAGCTCACCGGCGACATCGCCCGCGCGGCCTGGGCGGAGTTGCAGCGCATCGAGGCGCTGGGCGGCATCACGAAGGCGCTCGTGCAGGGCGACGTGGCCCGCGTCCTCGCGGAGACGCGCGCCGCCCGTGACAAGGCCGTGCGCACCCGGAAGCTGCCCATCGTGGGCGTCAGCGAGTTCCCCCACCTGAACGAGGCCCCCGTGCGGCGCGAGGCCCACGCCGCCGCGCCCGTGCAGGGCGAGGGCGTCGTCGCGCCGCCGCGCCCCTTCCGGATGTCGGAGGCCTTCGAGTCCCTGCGCGATGCGAGCGACCGCTACCACGCCGCGCACGGCGTCCGTCCGCGCGCCTTCATGGCGAACCTGGGCACGGTCGCGGAGCACACCGCGCGCTCCACCTGGATCTCCAACGTGCTGGCCGTGGGCGGCATTGAAGCCGACGAGCACCGGGGCTTCCCGGACGCGGCGGCCGCCGCGGAGCTGTTCGCGAAGGCGGGCACGACGCTCGCCGTCATCTCCGGTCCGGACTCGCTCTACCCGGAGCAGGTGCCCGCGCTCGTCGCGGCGCTCAAGGCGAAGGGGGCGCGCACGGTCGCCGTCGCGGGCCGCCCCGGTGAGCACGAGGCCGCCTTCCGCGCGGCCGGTGTCGATACCTTCCTCTACGCAGGAGCGGACCTCTTCCAGCTCCTGAAGACGCTGCACGCGCAGCTGGGAGTGGCCTGA
- a CDS encoding AraC family transcriptional regulator — translation MPVDEKTDVVSDVLETLRFKTLLFGRVDLGAPWALRLPRKANASFYVVARGSLRLQVEGTAKPVFMSAGDVVLLPRAPAHVLDDGTRKAPAVRDFISNEQLRASAGAPLQLGGPGAGTTLITGCFQLGAGATHPLLRAFPSVIHLSTQEPGRAPWLAATVQLISAETAAPGPGSALVLGRLADVLLVHALRAQAVLAKPGEAGWKALADPAIGNALSLMHERPGDPWTVERLAAAVGLSRSGFAARFHALVGETPLQYLSNWRMTRSARWLHESDDSLDAIAERAGYESAPAFSKAFKRRWGVGPGAYRRTPTLRETPLALIDT, via the coding sequence ATGCCCGTGGACGAAAAGACCGACGTCGTCTCCGACGTGCTGGAGACCCTGCGCTTCAAGACGCTGCTCTTCGGCCGCGTCGACCTGGGCGCGCCATGGGCGCTGCGCCTGCCGCGCAAGGCGAACGCCTCGTTCTACGTGGTGGCGCGGGGCAGCCTGCGCCTCCAGGTGGAGGGCACGGCGAAGCCGGTGTTCATGTCCGCGGGCGACGTGGTGCTGCTGCCGCGTGCGCCCGCCCACGTGCTGGACGATGGCACCCGGAAGGCGCCAGCGGTCCGCGACTTCATCTCCAACGAGCAGCTCCGGGCTTCCGCGGGCGCGCCCCTCCAGCTGGGCGGGCCAGGCGCGGGCACCACGCTGATCACCGGCTGCTTCCAATTGGGGGCGGGCGCCACGCATCCGCTGCTGCGCGCCTTCCCCTCCGTCATCCACCTGTCCACGCAGGAGCCCGGCAGGGCGCCCTGGCTCGCGGCCACGGTGCAGCTCATCTCCGCGGAGACCGCCGCGCCGGGACCGGGGAGCGCGCTCGTGCTCGGACGGCTGGCGGACGTGCTGCTGGTGCACGCGCTGCGCGCCCAGGCCGTGCTCGCGAAGCCGGGCGAGGCGGGCTGGAAGGCCCTGGCGGATCCGGCCATTGGAAACGCGCTGTCCCTCATGCACGAGCGGCCCGGCGACCCCTGGACGGTGGAGCGACTGGCGGCGGCCGTGGGCCTGTCTCGCTCCGGGTTCGCCGCGCGCTTCCACGCGCTGGTGGGCGAGACACCGCTGCAATACCTGTCCAACTGGCGGATGACCCGCTCCGCGCGCTGGCTGCACGAATCCGACGACAGCCTGGACGCCATCGCCGAGCGCGCGGGCTACGAGAGCGCGCCCGCGTTCAGCAAGGCCTTCAAGCGCCGCTGGGGCGTG
- a CDS encoding nuclear transport factor 2 family protein → MDRTAAPSPDLTRVMDAHLALIGTDVERWLSLFADDAVVEFPYAPSLGASARLEGIKAIRGYFVPITKRFQGLAFTDLRRYPTTDPDVAWMEVHGTATLLPGHVHYEQDYVMRLHLREGRIVRYAEYWNPMAIPSSFMKEQA, encoded by the coding sequence ATGGACCGCACCGCAGCCCCTTCCCCCGACCTGACCCGCGTGATGGACGCGCACCTAGCGCTCATCGGCACGGATGTCGAACGCTGGCTGAGCCTGTTCGCCGACGACGCCGTCGTTGAATTCCCCTACGCCCCCTCGCTCGGCGCGTCCGCGCGCCTGGAGGGCATCAAGGCCATCCGGGGCTACTTCGTGCCCATCACGAAGCGGTTCCAGGGGCTCGCCTTCACGGACCTCCGGCGCTACCCGACCACGGACCCGGACGTCGCCTGGATGGAGGTCCACGGCACGGCGACCCTGCTGCCGGGCCACGTGCACTACGAACAGGACTACGTGATGCGGCTGCACCTGCGCGAGGGACGCATCGTGCGCTACGCCGAGTACTGGAACCCCATGGCCATCCCGTCGTCCTTCATGAAGGAGCAGGCATGA